The Motacilla alba alba isolate MOTALB_02 chromosome 22, Motacilla_alba_V1.0_pri, whole genome shotgun sequence nucleotide sequence CCCCCCTCCCTTAACTGGGGTGACCTCCCGagaaccccccccccccagcctgagagcagcagaaacaccCCCAGACCCATCTCCCGTTAAGGAGAGCACGGTCGGTCCCGGTTCTCCCGTTAAGGAGGGGCCGGTTGGTCCCGGTTCTCCCGTTAAGGAGAGCCCGGGTTGGTCCCGGTTCTCCCGTTAAGGAGGGGCCGGTTGGTCCCGGTTCTCCCGTTAAGGAGAGCCCGGGTTGGTCCCGGTTCTCCCGTTAAGGAGGGGCCGGTCGATCCCGGTTCTCCCGTTAAGGAGAGCCCGGTCCCGGTTCTCCCGTTAGTCCCGGTTCTCCCGTTAAGGAGAGCCCGGTCCCGGTCGATCCCGGTTCTCCCGTTAAGGAGAGCCCGGTCGGTCCCGGTTCTCCCGTTAAGGAGAGCCCGGGTTGGTCCCGGTTCTCCCGTTAAGGAGAGCCCGGTGGTCCCGGTCCTCCTCCGCCGCGGAGGGGCCGGTGCGGCCGCACCCCCGTCCTGTGCGGGGATGAACGGGGGGGGTCAGATCATCTCCCCCCGTTCCCGGGACGGGGGTGTCCTCGGTTACCGGGAACCGGGACCGTGCTCGCCCACTGTGGAGATAAGGGggtgggggtgtgggggggggggggggggtcaggCTCGGCGCGATCTCCGGTGGAGCGGAGAGCCCGGTGGGGTCTCCGCGCCCTTGCGGTTACGGTCCCTCGGCGTCCAGCGCTGCCATCCGCGGATGTCACCGCTGCGATCCCTCGGCGTCCAACGACGCGATCCTCCGTTGTCCCGCCGCCCCGGGGGTCTCCGGCCGCTCCAGTGTCACCGGGATCCTCGGGTGGCGGCCACCCCGTTCTGGGGGGCTCCAGTGGCCACCGGGATCCTCGGGTGGCGCCCGCCCCAGTGTGGGGGGCTCCAGTGGCCACCGGGATCCTCGGGTGGCGGCCGCCCAATTCTGGGGGGCTCCAGTGGCCACCGGGATCCTCGGGTGGCGGCCACCCCAGTGTGGGGGGCTCCAGTGGCCACCGGGATCCTCGGGTGGCGGCCGCCCAATTCTGGGGGGCTCCAGTGGCCACCGGGATCCTCGGGTGGCGGCCGCCCCAGTGTGGGGGGCTCCAGTGGCCACCGGGATCCTCGGGTGGCGGCCGCCCAATTCTGGGGGGCTCCAGTGGCCACCGGGATCCTCGGGTGGCGGCCACCCCAGTGTGGGGGGCTCCAGGGCCACCGGGATCCTCGGGTGCGGCCGCCCCGGGGTCTCGGCCCGGGCCCGGGCTCCGCTCCGCTCTCCGC carries:
- the LOC119710771 gene encoding collagen alpha-1(II) chain-like, coding for MVQGHQPRALLLRNRFRGERRSAGERHQRRESRRESRARDSQARESQARESRGRQSQARESQGQEKQGRSDWGGGVGGGGGVRLGAISGGAESPVGSPRPCGYGPSASSAAIRGCHRCDPSASNDAILRCPAAPGVSGRSSVTGILGWRPPRSGGLQWPPGSSGGARPSVGGSSGHRDPRVAAAQFWGAPVATGILGWRPPQCGGLQWPPGSSGGGRPILGGSSGHRDPRVAAAPVWGAPVATGILGWRPPNSGGLQWPPGSSGAAAPGSRPGPGLRSALRRSRSQTGSPLSRRRFIYPAGAPATRPSANGNRETSVGAEQPALHIVRKQRGGVARTQPSDLIGRGEAERSKRGGARRGV